From the Vibrio metoecus genome, one window contains:
- a CDS encoding SbcC/MukB-like Walker B domain-containing protein, with protein MAKSRHMMKTLSLVLVVVRYLKMSRHFDKLVRITFVNWYLFSAEDIEVSPNSTLFRGQNGVGKSSILDGIQTCLAGADEHLMSMNAASSNGKRSGRSVRSYVLGEVAESPGHSASEPRVESNSYIALTFQKKNDGGFYSFGVSLHAREKHSEVTKKYFALDGGEIKADDFMLESDQVITWKTFEQRLRAGKGTYLAANSAREYRDICSGLMSAPGASNQISSVAMFRAIKNGLTFKERDSMSEFCRDFILPQQNIDVVRIENDYENFTRIQKTIAEALERLKALRSINNFLKQYETNTRKMRAFQWAEQESLVISSDTNKNFCEERLEHKNGRLQDVLERLGELDTKIPELQKKRDEALLNYTSSDYASSVKQIEEDIEAQNKIKREKITSLSRARGLISELIKEYAPLYVDETLKSQLNQAIDALCFASGSTLGMFDSLWPQSKQDIEAVEEVLLQFEDIASDVAEQLLELKVERRPLDDEIRKKGEVLSKLSEGQSSLNQSTLALVKVLDAEGINSSPVCDLAEVIDTSWQKGIEHFLGNNREALVIIGPDGGEASPELIERAISIYRVAKTTDSRVRRAKLVNPEKIPTTPENQVQGYAAGLIKANHPTAERYLHAQLRNLDLVETESELRQAKRAITRDGMVAANGTIGGGNKIDFVLLGEKARKDSSIVLSEEIELLKVKLDNIDQKIHGLSLVYNHLNTVTDLKRQCVVLYDTLASYDEVCDFIYELTESLVQLKGSEDSYLENTYRALDKTLQNANEEKGNLNIQHANLVRDINEEKERISKFRAIGQEAIDKRREIEAREGHETEESIHCLEVLQETFGEENYDEIISEAQSKTKEHANRAQDNLNSGKSKAMAYAVEYNVPDRREFDGLSDTELYARCREHAERIEKTDIVRYKNDADIVRENMIKGFRSEVVAKLKDNFQKVESTFKDLNDALTGIVFNGNTYQFKYPLVEDRTLKQVHAYATSTSDIELASPDGLFATPEDHPAIELITKTLEEGRLMDLSDYRAFYNYDLESTSKATGTKRGFSELVSKGSGGEKGTPYYVALGAAFMTAFKIRISGKEAFGGAAIAIFDEAFSKIDGSNSKAALQFFEDIGLQVILAAPPESEAKIGPYVEESYNVIRSADAMYLDPKRYKDAARKILQSDDPSINPHLVDERVAEMEGY; from the coding sequence ATGGCGAAGTCACGTCATATGATGAAGACGTTGAGTTTAGTTCTGGTGGTGGTGAGGTATCTGAAAATGAGTAGGCATTTTGATAAGTTGGTTCGAATAACGTTTGTTAACTGGTACTTATTTTCTGCTGAAGATATTGAAGTCTCACCGAATAGTACATTGTTCCGCGGGCAAAATGGAGTGGGAAAAAGCTCAATTCTAGACGGTATACAAACTTGTTTAGCCGGTGCAGATGAACACCTGATGTCAATGAATGCGGCCAGTAGTAATGGTAAACGATCGGGGCGTTCTGTGCGATCTTATGTATTGGGAGAGGTTGCTGAGTCGCCAGGACATTCTGCCAGTGAACCAAGGGTGGAATCCAACAGCTATATTGCCTTAACGTTTCAAAAAAAGAATGATGGCGGTTTTTATTCTTTTGGTGTTTCGTTGCACGCCAGAGAGAAGCATTCAGAAGTGACCAAAAAGTACTTTGCTCTTGATGGCGGTGAGATCAAAGCCGACGACTTTATGCTTGAAAGTGACCAAGTTATCACATGGAAAACCTTTGAACAGCGTCTCAGAGCAGGAAAAGGAACGTACTTGGCTGCAAATAGTGCTCGCGAATACCGTGATATTTGCTCAGGTCTTATGTCTGCACCTGGTGCATCTAATCAGATATCTTCCGTAGCTATGTTCCGTGCAATCAAGAATGGCCTAACGTTCAAAGAGCGCGATAGTATGTCTGAATTTTGTCGTGACTTTATATTACCTCAGCAAAATATTGATGTAGTTAGGATAGAAAACGACTACGAAAACTTTACAAGAATTCAAAAGACTATTGCAGAGGCGCTTGAGCGATTGAAAGCGCTTCGCAGTATTAACAATTTCTTAAAACAATACGAAACGAATACGAGGAAAATGCGAGCCTTCCAGTGGGCTGAACAAGAATCTCTAGTCATTTCTTCAGATACGAATAAAAATTTCTGTGAAGAGCGACTTGAACACAAAAATGGAAGGCTCCAAGATGTTTTGGAGCGCTTAGGGGAGTTAGATACCAAGATTCCAGAGCTTCAGAAAAAGCGTGATGAAGCGTTATTGAATTATACAAGTTCCGATTATGCGAGCTCAGTAAAGCAAATTGAAGAAGATATCGAAGCCCAAAACAAAATTAAGCGGGAAAAGATAACATCGCTTTCTCGTGCGAGAGGCCTTATTTCTGAATTAATTAAGGAGTATGCACCTCTTTACGTTGACGAAACTTTAAAGTCTCAGCTCAACCAGGCAATTGATGCCTTATGTTTTGCGTCAGGTAGCACTTTGGGTATGTTTGATTCTCTGTGGCCTCAGTCAAAACAAGACATCGAAGCTGTAGAAGAGGTTTTATTACAGTTCGAGGATATTGCTTCTGATGTCGCTGAGCAGTTACTTGAGCTGAAAGTAGAAAGAAGACCGCTTGACGATGAAATTAGAAAAAAAGGGGAAGTGCTTAGTAAGCTCAGCGAAGGTCAATCTAGTTTGAACCAGTCTACGTTAGCGTTAGTTAAGGTATTGGATGCTGAAGGCATTAATTCTTCACCTGTGTGCGACTTGGCTGAAGTCATAGACACGTCGTGGCAAAAAGGAATTGAACATTTTCTCGGTAACAATCGTGAAGCCCTTGTGATTATAGGCCCTGATGGCGGAGAAGCTTCACCCGAATTGATTGAGCGCGCAATCTCTATCTATAGGGTAGCTAAGACGACTGACTCGCGAGTTCGGCGTGCCAAATTAGTAAACCCCGAAAAAATACCAACAACACCTGAAAATCAAGTGCAAGGTTATGCTGCTGGCTTGATTAAAGCCAACCACCCTACTGCAGAGCGCTACTTACATGCCCAGCTAAGAAACCTTGATTTGGTAGAAACCGAGTCTGAATTACGGCAGGCAAAACGCGCGATTACCCGTGACGGAATGGTAGCCGCAAACGGTACCATTGGGGGGGGCAATAAAATTGATTTTGTTTTGCTTGGCGAGAAGGCTCGTAAGGATAGTTCTATAGTCTTATCTGAAGAAATTGAATTGCTCAAAGTCAAACTAGACAATATCGATCAGAAAATACACGGACTTTCTTTAGTCTACAATCATTTAAATACCGTTACAGATCTCAAGCGTCAGTGTGTAGTTCTATACGATACTCTGGCGAGCTACGATGAAGTTTGCGACTTTATATATGAGCTGACAGAATCTTTGGTGCAACTGAAAGGTTCTGAAGATAGTTATTTAGAAAATACTTACCGTGCTCTCGATAAGACGTTGCAAAACGCCAACGAAGAAAAAGGGAATCTGAATATTCAGCATGCCAACCTTGTTCGAGACATCAATGAAGAGAAGGAAAGGATCTCTAAGTTTAGAGCGATAGGTCAGGAAGCAATTGATAAACGGAGAGAGATAGAAGCACGAGAAGGACACGAAACTGAAGAGAGCATACATTGCTTAGAGGTACTTCAAGAAACCTTTGGTGAAGAAAATTACGATGAAATTATTAGTGAAGCTCAGTCAAAAACGAAGGAGCACGCTAACAGGGCTCAAGACAATTTAAACTCCGGAAAATCAAAGGCTATGGCTTATGCCGTAGAATATAACGTGCCCGACCGTCGTGAATTTGATGGTCTGTCGGATACGGAACTGTATGCTCGTTGCCGGGAACATGCTGAGCGAATTGAGAAGACTGATATCGTTCGATATAAAAATGATGCGGATATTGTACGCGAAAACATGATTAAGGGTTTCCGTTCAGAAGTTGTAGCTAAGTTGAAGGATAACTTCCAAAAAGTGGAAAGTACTTTCAAAGACTTGAACGATGCACTGACGGGTATTGTTTTCAACGGTAATACTTATCAATTCAAATACCCCTTGGTTGAAGATCGCACTCTTAAACAGGTTCACGCTTATGCTACGAGTACTAGTGATATAGAGCTGGCTAGTCCAGATGGCCTTTTCGCCACACCTGAAGACCATCCTGCTATCGAGCTAATTACCAAGACGCTCGAAGAAGGTCGGCTTATGGATCTATCTGATTATCGTGCTTTCTACAATTACGACTTAGAGTCAACATCAAAGGCCACTGGTACAAAACGAGGCTTTAGCGAATTGGTCTCCAAAGGCTCTGGTGGAGAGAAAGGAACACCATACTATGTCGCACTGGGTGCTGCTTTTATGACAGCGTTCAAGATTAGGATTTCAGGAAAAGAGGCCTTTGGTGGTGCAGCTATTGCAATATTTGATGAAGCGTTTTCAAAGATTGACGGAAGTAACTCCAAGGCGGCGCTACAGTTTTTTGAGGATATAGGGCTTCAGGTGATTTTAGCCGCACCACCTGAAAGTGAGGCAAAAATCGGCCCATACGTAGAAGAAAGCTATAATGTAATCCGGTCAGCTGATGCAATGTATTTGGATCCAAAGCGATATAAGGATGCGGCTAGGAAGATATTGCAAAGTGATGACCCAAGCATCAATCCACACTTGGTGGATGAACGTGTAGCTGAAATGGAAGGATACTAA
- a CDS encoding DUF4194 domain-containing protein, whose translation MLKELGHLVDKYESRKISEDDLIGAAAELRAKQFIWQSGHGQGRYYEILRHQDFREYFENLFGAFGDTFFVDEQYAYCGIIPKKSTPALKLNESFFLLILAKLHDGELRKGCCDEGRTSPSEDLLLDEYERLTGRIKPKSSDTHEALARLAKYGVIELGPKNTETDMRQITILPSIMKVVSQSYIEEMLDLCGVDGEVTSYDEDVEFSSGGGEVSENE comes from the coding sequence ATGCTTAAAGAGTTAGGACATCTAGTTGACAAATACGAGAGCAGAAAAATTTCGGAGGACGACCTTATAGGCGCAGCCGCAGAACTGCGTGCCAAGCAATTCATATGGCAGTCAGGACATGGTCAAGGGCGGTATTATGAGATTTTGCGCCACCAGGATTTTCGAGAGTATTTTGAAAACTTGTTTGGTGCATTTGGTGATACTTTCTTTGTCGATGAACAATATGCTTATTGTGGCATTATCCCTAAAAAAAGCACTCCAGCCCTCAAACTTAACGAGTCTTTTTTCCTGCTTATATTGGCTAAGCTCCATGATGGCGAACTACGGAAAGGATGCTGTGATGAAGGTCGAACAAGTCCTAGTGAAGATTTACTTCTTGATGAATATGAGAGGCTGACTGGACGTATTAAGCCTAAATCGAGTGACACTCATGAAGCGCTTGCGCGATTGGCGAAGTATGGAGTCATTGAATTGGGTCCAAAGAACACTGAAACCGATATGCGTCAAATTACTATTCTCCCTTCAATAATGAAAGTGGTTTCTCAATCATATATTGAAGAAATGCTAGATTTGTGTGGAGTAGATGGCGAAGTCACGTCATATGATGAAGACGTTGAGTTTAGTTCTGGTGGTGGTGAGGTATCTGAAAATGAGTAG
- a CDS encoding Wadjet anti-phage system protein JetA family protein, translated as MAIYDSLVNQYIEGECTPKQARQVIYNALSSGNQNVEWVYEAEDEGEEILDHTSMAAQIYSVLKKTGWIIEMDDVGYRRIVYIPQQSSRLLQAIKSVSDRRDFSIGATFQGVYGALLSVEKNPVEYSAQIIFASKVTRELSNELKSVAASAREVTHKMREQSVDAHLFQTFFDEFLTECLGSFDHIKINSHPNRYRSETLSVVTRLLNDEEKLDQISVKLARENSHIDYRHQKQLVINDLNEIFRVFSGIPRLMDIIERYRSVTIRRTREAMQYSFQAVPEIGRKIETVTKALANFPLCESSMFLPAPVVHEEYVAGYRLTSPRKPKPEAQPTKQIIKTVNNWDIAYGRVYDEYLTRRTDQPQRLEDYILRELGDKSSITTCEMSIDGLEDLLAFLQLRELLHNSVPIDSPFEQLSKTYKVSRVEGVTTDNEYITAPSLRVERFCD; from the coding sequence ATGGCTATATATGATTCCCTAGTCAACCAGTACATTGAAGGTGAATGTACGCCGAAACAAGCTAGGCAGGTTATATACAATGCTCTTTCTTCTGGTAACCAGAATGTCGAGTGGGTTTATGAAGCGGAAGATGAGGGTGAAGAAATTCTGGATCATACATCCATGGCTGCTCAGATCTACTCAGTACTGAAGAAAACCGGCTGGATTATTGAGATGGATGACGTGGGTTACCGCCGGATAGTGTATATACCACAACAGTCTTCTCGCTTGCTACAAGCTATCAAAAGTGTTAGCGATAGACGTGACTTTTCGATAGGCGCTACCTTTCAGGGGGTATATGGAGCTTTGTTATCCGTAGAAAAAAATCCTGTTGAATACAGCGCCCAAATAATCTTTGCATCAAAAGTAACCCGTGAGCTCAGTAATGAGCTTAAGTCTGTTGCAGCAAGTGCCCGAGAAGTGACACACAAGATGCGTGAACAAAGTGTTGATGCTCATTTGTTTCAAACCTTTTTTGATGAGTTCTTGACTGAGTGTCTTGGCAGTTTTGACCATATCAAGATTAATAGTCATCCGAATCGATACCGATCTGAAACTCTTTCGGTTGTTACACGCCTCCTCAACGATGAAGAAAAACTTGACCAGATCTCGGTAAAATTAGCCAGAGAGAATAGTCATATAGATTACAGACATCAGAAGCAGCTAGTCATAAATGATCTAAATGAAATATTCAGGGTTTTTAGCGGCATCCCTAGATTGATGGATATTATTGAGCGTTATAGAAGCGTCACAATTCGGCGTACCCGAGAAGCTATGCAGTACAGCTTCCAGGCTGTGCCAGAGATAGGCAGGAAAATCGAAACTGTTACGAAGGCATTAGCTAACTTTCCATTGTGTGAATCAAGTATGTTTTTGCCGGCACCTGTAGTTCATGAAGAGTATGTAGCAGGTTATAGGCTAACGTCACCGCGTAAGCCTAAACCTGAAGCACAACCGACAAAGCAGATAATTAAAACAGTAAATAATTGGGATATCGCATACGGTCGAGTTTATGACGAGTATTTAACTCGCAGAACAGATCAGCCACAACGGCTTGAAGACTACATATTAAGAGAGCTTGGCGACAAATCATCAATAACCACTTGTGAGATGTCTATTGATGGCCTAGAGGATCTATTGGCATTTTTACAGTTAAGAGAGTTGCTACATAACAGTGTTCCAATTGATAGCCCATTTGAGCAATTGTCTAAGACATATAAGGTTTCTCGCGTAGAAGGTGTGACAACAGATAACGAATACATTACTGCCCCATCACTACGAGTGGAACGGTTTTGCGACTAA
- a CDS encoding WYL domain-containing protein: MTTKIDTVPWAQMQRLKFIERQLLWGRGLKTRMLVDSYGISRYQAIKDIKLYIEMHPNNLAPYEPTEKSYRPAYAFTPKLISQDPIEVVRAGGFNCIEGNEVATVPLLHRRIIDGVIPSILAAIDNKSDIETIYASSSTPIGKRRRMHPKVIIYTSNRLHIRAYCYEHKEYRDFVLSRILTKPKHLKPKTLPIDDINYAEKIEIELFVNPALSEEGQGLIRREYGLLENRKVSVRKCLVQYFLQANAIPASKKQLEESESSPWSFPVISNYQDFW, encoded by the coding sequence GTGACAACAAAGATAGATACTGTCCCATGGGCGCAAATGCAGAGGCTAAAATTCATTGAACGCCAACTTCTTTGGGGGCGAGGGCTTAAAACTCGAATGCTTGTTGATAGTTACGGCATATCTCGCTACCAAGCGATTAAAGACATAAAACTCTACATTGAGATGCATCCAAACAACCTAGCGCCTTATGAACCAACAGAAAAGTCGTATCGGCCTGCTTATGCCTTTACACCTAAACTCATTTCACAAGATCCGATAGAAGTGGTCCGTGCGGGAGGTTTTAATTGTATCGAGGGTAACGAAGTGGCCACCGTACCATTACTTCATCGCCGCATTATTGATGGTGTCATCCCTTCAATTTTAGCTGCCATCGACAATAAATCTGATATTGAAACTATCTACGCTTCATCCTCTACTCCTATAGGTAAGCGTCGCCGAATGCACCCAAAAGTAATAATCTACACCAGTAACCGACTACATATTCGAGCATACTGTTATGAACATAAAGAATATCGAGACTTTGTTCTGTCTCGAATTTTAACAAAACCGAAACATCTAAAACCAAAGACGCTTCCAATTGACGATATTAACTACGCTGAAAAAATTGAAATTGAGTTGTTTGTTAACCCTGCTTTATCAGAAGAGGGACAGGGCTTAATTAGACGCGAATATGGATTGCTAGAAAACAGGAAAGTGTCCGTCCGAAAGTGTCTTGTGCAGTATTTTCTGCAAGCCAACGCTATTCCAGCCTCAAAGAAGCAGTTGGAAGAATCAGAGAGCAGTCCTTGGTCCTTTCCTGTGATCTCGAATTATCAAGACTTCTGGTAA